The Candidatus Binatia bacterium region GCGGGCGAGAGAGATGGAATCGCGCCCCCGGAGAACCAGGAAGCGCTCGCGTCGCAGATTTCCGGCTCTCGACTCGCGTTCTTCGATGGCGGGCACATGTTCCTGCTCCAGGATCGCACTGCGTTCTCGCGTATCGTAGAGTTCCTGTCGGAACCATGAAGATCCTTCTCGTCGCGGACCTGCACTACACGTTGAAGCAGTTCGATTGGCTTCATGCGGTCGCACCGGACTTCGACGTCGTCGTCCTTGCGGGCGATCATCTCGACATCGTCTCGACCGTGCCCCTGCAGGGCCAACTCGTGGTCGTGTTGAACCATCTGAAGCGTCTTCACGAACACACTCGCCTCGTCGTTTCGTCCGGCAATCACGATCTAAACGGAAGAAACGAAGCCGGAGAGAAGGTGGCGCGCTGGATGTCTCAGGTCCGCCACGCCGGCATCCCGACGGACGGCGACTGCCTCGAGCTGGATGGGGCGCTCGTGTCCGTCTGCGCTTGGTGGGACGGCCCCAGTAGTCGGGAAGAAGTCGGAGCGCAGCTCGCTCGGGATGCGGCGCGAAGGACCGGACCCTGGGTGTGGGTTTACCACGCCCCGCCGTCCGACTCGCCGACGAGTTGGGCGGGAACCAAGCACTTCGGCGACGACTCGCTCATCGAGTGGATCCAGGAGCACTCGCCGGACGTCGTGCTCTGTGGCCACATCCACCAGTCGCCTTTCCGCAAGGGTGGTTCGTGGGTCGATCGGATCGGGTCGACGTGGGTCTTCAACGCCGGCAAGCAGATCGGCCCCGTACCGTGTCACATCGTATTCGATACCGAAGACGGCTCGGCCACGTGGCATTCGCTCGCGGGTTCGGAGATCGTGGATCTGGTCGGGCCGAACGCGACGGCGACGCCCCGTGAACTGCCGTACTAGGAGCCTGACCCAAGAAGGGTCCGCGCCAGGTCGTCGTGAGCTATCTTGGGTCCGGCTTTTGGTCGCTCTTCAGTAGTTGGGTTCGCGCTCGCGGTCGGAGCCGGGTTCGACGTCCTGGTTCTCGTCTTCGTGATGATGGACGAACGTTTCGAGGACCTGGTCGACCATGGCGAGACTCGCATCGTGGTCTTCGTACTGCCGCTTGATGTCCGCGAGGTACGTCGTTGCGAGGTGGAGGCGACGCGCGAGGAGCTTCGCCACGGCGAAGGTCGCTTCCGGGTGTGCGTGGAGGAACGCTTCTCCGTCGGCGGCAACGAAGCAGCGCGTCGGCTCAACGGCGCGCACCGAGGCACTGAACGGAATGCCGAGGAGCACGGAGATTTCTCCGATGGCGGAGCCCGGCTCGGTGATCATCGTGATCGAGATTTCCTCGCCCTTGACGACTTCGAGGCAGCCCTCGGCTAGGATGAAGAGTTCCTTCTTGGTCGAGTCGCCTTCCTTGAGGAGGACTTCACCGGGCGCCAGTTGGCGCTCGGGTAGGCCGGCACAGAGGTCGAGAACGATCGGCACGGAGCGATTCTAGCCTTCGTTCTTGCGTGAGGCGAACGAAGGCTTTTCCGCTGGCGCGAGGCCACGCGCCAGCGGTCGCCGGCCTCAGTTCACCTTCCGCCGGTCTCCCCAATATTGCTCGCGCAGCCGGTACTTTTGGAGCTTCCCGGTCGCGGTCCGGGGCAGTTCCGCCGGGAAGTCGATCGAGGTTGGGCACTTGAAGTGCGCGAGCCGTTCGCGGCAAAAGGCGATCAGGTCGTCTGCGGTGGCAGCTTCCCCGGGGCGCAGCACGACGAGCGCCTTCGGAGTCTCGCCCCATTTTTCGTGGGGGACGCCGATTACCGCGCACTCGAGTACGGCCGGATGTTGGAAGAGGGCGTCCTCGATCTCCGGTGAACTGATGTTCTCGCCCCCGGAGATGATGACGTCCTTCTTCCTATCGACGATGTGGATGCTCCGGGTCGCGTCCCAGACGCCGAGGTCGCCGGTGTGGAAGTAGCCGCCCCGAATCGCCTTGGCGGTTTCCTCCGGTTGTTCCCAGTACCCGGCGAAGACGACGTTCGAGCGGGCGCAGACCTCCCCGACGGTCTCATCGTCCTGCGGAACCTCGTTGCCGTCGTCGTCGAGGAGGACGATCTCCACGCCGAGTCCTTGGACGCCGGCGCGAGATCGCCGAGGCCAGTTCTCCTTCTCGGTGTGATGATCCGGCCGGGAGACGGTGAGAAGGGGAGACGTTTCCGTAAGGCCGTAGATCTGGATGAAGTCCCAGCCGAGCTCTTTCTCGAGTCGTTGGATGAAGGCGGAGGGGGGCGGCGCGCCGGCCACGACGAATCGAGGTCGGGTTGTGATCGAGTGCTTGCTCGCGTCGGGGTAGTCGAGGACCGCCCGCAGGACGGCGGGCGCCATGCACGCAAACGTGACCTTCTCGGTTTCGATGAGGCGCCAGATATCGCCGCCGTCGACGGCGCGCAGGACGACATGGGTGCCGCCGACGCCGGTGAGGGCGTACACGCCGCCCCAGCCGTTGCAGTGGAACATGGGGAGCGTCCACAGTTCGACGTCGTGGTGCTCGATGCCGAGGTGCGCGATCAGGTTGTATGCGTTCAGATAGAGGCCGCGGTGCGTCAGCATCACGCCCTTGGGCCGAGCCGTGGTTCCGGAGGTGTAGTTGATCGACACGACGTCGTTCTCATCGAACTCTTGTGTCGGGGGTGCCGCGTCCGACGCCGCCGCGACCAGCGTCTCCCAATCCTGCCAGCCCTCCGCCGCCGGTTCGTGGTTCGGCTGCGATGCCGAAATCCAGTGCTCGACTGACGAGAGGCTCGATCGGATCTGGTCGACCACCGACGTCTGTTCCCGATCCACCAGGACGACCTTCACGCCGGCGTGGTTCAAAATGTACTCGTGGTCCTCGGGCACCAGGCGGTAGTTCAGGGGGACGAGAATCGCTCCGATCTGACTGGTTCCGTAGATACTCTCGAGGAAGAAGTGCGAGTTCGGAGAGAGGATGCAGACGCGGTCCCCCTTCTTCACGCCGAGCGCGAGCAGCGCATTCGAAAGGCGGTTCGCGCGTTCTTGGTACTGCGTGTAGGTGAACCGTTGCTCGCCGTCGATGATCGCGACTTTGTCGGAGTACAGCCGCGCGGCGCGGTGAAGGAATTCGTTGATCAGGAGTGGGACCTGCATGGAACCTCCGAAGGATTTCAGGAGCCGCCGTGGAGCGAACGATCAAAGAATCCGATCACGCGCTCGCGGAACTCCTCGGGGTAGGAATTGATGGTCGCGGCGCGATTCGGTCGACGACGTCGATTGGAGCGGGCGCGTCGAGGGGGTCGATGCCCACGCCGTCGGCCGCCGCGAGCGCGATCCGTACGATCCACTTGGTCACGACTCGGCCGTCGGCCCCTTCGCCGAAAGGAAGGCGTCCTCTGTGATCGTGAGGGGAATCGTGTGTGCGATGTCGGCCGACGATCGGCCGACCCGAATCTCGTAGTCGCCTGCGTCGATGTACCAGCCGGGCTCCGTGCGTTCGGCGTCCGCGACGCCACCGGGGAGCATGTTCGCGATCGCCCCGAGTTTTTCTTTCAGCGCGGCTTGGTCCGGCGCACAGGGGTCCCAGTACGCGAACGCACGATCTTCCAATGACATCGTAACCGTCGCGCGTTGGCCGGGCTCGAGCCAGACCTTCGCGAACGCCTTCAGCTCCTTCTCCGGCCGAACGAGTCGCGGCCGCTTCGGGGCGACGTAGGCCTGGACGACCTCGGCGCCGCGTCGCTTGCCGGTGTTCTTGACCGAGACGCGAAGGAGCAGGGGCCCGCCCGGCGCATGGCCGCTCGAGGCGAGTTCCGGCTTGCTGATCTCGAACGTGGAGTAGGAGAGGCCGTGGCCGAAGGGGTAGCGGACGGGTATCTTCCGGGTATCGAACCACCGGTACCCGACCAACACGCCTTCGCCGTATCGAACCTCGCCGTTCTCGCCGGGGAAGTTCCCGTATGAGGGATTGTGTTCCAGCCGCTCGGGGAACGTGGTGGGAAGTCGTCCGGCCGGCTCCGCTTCGCCCAGAAGGATATCGGCGATCGCGTTGCCCATCTCCTGGCCTCCGAGCCAGGAATGCAGGACGGCGGAGACGTCGTCGGCCCAATCCATGGTGACGGGCGAGCCGGTGTTCACGACGACGATGGTCTTCTCATTCGCCGCGCGCACGCGCCGGATGAGCTCATCCTGGTCGCCGGGGAGATCCATCGAGCGCCGATCGTGCCCTTCGGACTCCCACTCGTCGCTCGTGCCGACCATCACGATCGCGACGTCGGCGTCGGCCGCGAGTTGGGCTGCCTTCCCGACCATGTCCTGTTCCACGGGTGGGCGGTGTCCGACTTGGGCACCGCGCAGAAGGAACGAGTCACGGGTGCTGTACTCGATCATGAGGTCGACGCTCCGGCCGGCTTCGAGGTCGACCCGGGCTTCGATCTCTTCGCTGCCCATCCCGAAGAACTGCGTTCCTCGCGGCGGCTGGACGGAGACACCGTCGAGTACGGTCTTTCCGTCGATCAGCACTCGCGCCTGTCCGGCCTGTACGAGCGTGAAGACGTGCGCGCCCGAAACGTCGGGGGTGAAGCGCGCCGTGGCTCGCACCGAGAAATTGTCGGCGGCGATGCCGTCTGCGGGCGACCCGAAGAACATCAGGCGGGCGTCGTCGTAGACGAGGTGGGCGGCGGGCTCGCCTTCGCAGTCGAGGTTGGTGAAGAGATCGACCGCGAGGCCGGGCTCTCCGCTTTGTGTCGTGAGGACGGACCGCGTGATTGGTCGCGCCGTCCGGTCGATATCGCAGCCCCGGTGGTGCAGGAGGGTTGCCTTGCCTTCAAGCCGTTCCTGCATCACCTCGAGGGCCGGCACCCGGTAGTGGGGGCGCAGCGCGGCGGACCCTCCGCCCATGATGTGCGCTCGGCCCCAGTTGGGGCCGACGAGCGCGACGGTGCCGAGCGTGGACGCGTCGAGGGGAAGGAGCCCATCGTTGCGGAGCAGCACCATGGACTCGGACGCGGCCTGCCGGGCGAGGGTGCGATGCTCGGGCCTGTCTTCGGAGCGCTCCGGCTTGTCGGCGGAATCCTTCCAGGCGCGAAGTTGGTCGACCACGCCGAGAATCCGCCGCGCCATCTCGTCGACGACGCTCTCTTCGAGCTCGCCGTTGCGGACGGCCTCCGCGATCACGGCACCGAAGAACCGACCCGGCCCGGGCATCTGGAGGTCGAGCCCGGCGCGCGACGAGCCGGCCGTGTCCCCGGCCGAGAACCAGTCGGTCATGACGATGCCGCGAAATCCCCATTCGTCGCGGAGCACCTTCGTGAGGAGCCAGTCGTTCTCCGAACAGTAGGTGCCGTTCACGCGGTTGTAGCCGGTCATGATGGCGAGGACGCCGCCTTCGCGGACGGCGAGTTCGAACGGGAGCAAGTAGATTTCGCGCAAGGCTCGATCGTCGACCACCGAGTTCATGCTGTAGCGCTCGAACTCCGCGTCGTTTGCGACGAAGTGCTTGGCCGTCGCCGCGACACCGTAGGACTGGACCCCGCGGACGAAGGCCGCGGCGGTCTGGCCGGAGAGGAGCGGGTCCTCCGAGTAGCACTCGAAGCTTCGTCCGCCGAGAGGTGAGCGGTGCATGTTGATGGTCGGGGCGAGCAGAACGCGGCAGGACTTGGTGCGTGCCTCTTCGCCGAGCATCGCTCCGATCTTCTGAACGAGCTCCAGATTCCAGGTCGCGCCCAGGGCGGATCCGCAGGGAACGCAGGCGGCGGTGGCGGCGCCGGCACCGAGGAGGGCGTCGCCACGGGCGCCGTTGGGCCCGTCGGTCATCTTCAGGGCTGGGACTCCCAGGCGCTCGATCGCGACCGTGTTCCACATGTCGGCCCCGGCGGTCAGGAGTGCCTTCTCGTCGAGTGTGAGGTCGTCTAGGAGCTTGTTGTAGGCCATGGGTTTTCGTAGCACGACTCCGCCGCCCATATGCAATTCCGCCGGGTGGCGATCGAACCGTCGTTCCACGTAGAGTGACCGCGGGGAGGACCTCGAGTGGATCGGATCGTCTTTACGAATGCGAACTTGTTTGACGGACACTCGGCGCCGCGCGCCGGAGCGACCGTCGTCGTCGAGGACGGCAGAATTGCGGCTCTAGACCCGCCATCCGTGCCGACAGACGGGCAGCAGATCGACCTCGGCGGGCGGACCCTCATGCCGGGGATGGTCCAGGGCCATTTCCACTCGACCTACCGCGACATCGGAGCCCAGAAGTGGGTGTTCGGCTTCGAGAAGGCACCGATCTACCATGGCTACATCGCCGCCGAGAACGCCCGTTGCGCGCTGCTCTGGGGCTTCACGAGCGTCGTGGGGGCGAGCGCCGCTTGGGATGTCGACCCGTCGCTCCGTGATGCGATCGAAGACGGCCTCCTCGAAGGCCCCCGAGTCGTCCCGTCGAGTCACGATCTCGTGACAACCGGGGATACGACCGACAACCGGCCGGGCTACATGCACGTATCCAACACGGCAGCGGCCCGGGTGTGTGATGGTCCGGACGAGTTCCGCCACGCGGTTCGCGACGAGATCAAACAAGGCGTCGAGATGCTAAAGGTGTTCGCGAGTGGCGGACACTACGTTTCGCGCCCGCAGGATCACGTCGCGATGACAGCGGCGGAACTCGACGCCGTCGTGGAGGCGGCGCACGGCCGCGGCGCGCGTGTCCGAGCGCACGCTGCAGGGAAGCGTGCGATCCTGCAGTGTCTCGATGCGGGGGTCGACATCATCGATCACGCCGACGGTCTCGACGACGAGTGCATCGAGCGCATCGTGAAGACGGAGACGTTCATCCTGCCGAGCCTGTACCTCCCGCTCTGCATGATGCAGCTGATGGGCGACCCTGCCGAGGAAGGAAAGACCGAATATCGAACCGCCGGTGGGCAGGAGTTCGCCTACATGTGTTCGGTCCTGGCAAAGGCCGATGCGGCCGGCGTGCGGATCGCGACCGGGGATGACTTTGGCTCCGTCGGCGTTCCGCACGGAGACTATGCGAAGGAACTCGAAGTCTATGTGCGCTACGCCGGCATTCCGGCGCAGACCGTGCTGCGGTGGGCGACGAAGAACGGCGGCGCGATGACGGGGTGGGACGATGTCGGCACGATCGAGGTCGGGAAGCTGGCCGACCTCGTCGTCGTGGACGGCGATCCCACAACGGACATCACGATTCTGCAGGACCAGGGTCGCCTACACGCGATCCTGAAGGGCGGGCGGTTCGTGAAGCCGCTGCCTGGCTGAACTGAAATCGGAGTCGACATGGAAAAGCTCGTGTACTGTCTTTGGCGCCCGGAGGCTGTGGCCCCACCGGACTTCGCATCGTCGCTTCGAACGGATCTTGCCGACGATCTCGAGGCCCTAGGCGCGATCCGGCTGCGGATCTTCGTTGCCGACGGGGACGTGGCGGCTGGTGCCGGCCTGCGGCTCTCCGGCCTCGAGGCGCACAAGGAGGGTTTCGTCAGCTTCTGGCTCGAGACATCGCAGGACCGCGGGAAGCTCGAAGAGAGGATCGCGAAGGTCGCGTCGCGGGTCGCCGGATATCTAGTGGTCGAGTCGCGGCCCATGGTCGCTGCGCCGGGCGACGGCCGCGGGGCGCGCTCGCCGGGTTGGGTCCAGGTCACGGGGATCGCACCGAAGGACGGCATCTCGTACGAGCAGTTCCTGTCCCACTGGTACGGAGTCCACCGTCAGGTCGCGATCGATACGCAGAGCAGCACGGGGTACGTCCGCAACGAGATCGTCCGGCCGTTGACCGACGACGCACCCGGCTGGTCGGCCATCGTCGAAGAGACGTTCCCGATCGGGGCGCTGAATGACCCGCGGGTGTTCTACGACGCGCAGGGCTCCGAGGAGCGCTTCAAAGAGAACGCGCGGAAGATGTTCGAGAGCGTCGAGCAGTTCCTCTCTCTCGAGAAGGTCGATGCGCATCCGATGAGTGAGTACGTGTACGGCCTCGACGGATGAAGACGTTTCGGTTCCCGGTGGAAGCCGGTCAGGTGCTTCAGTTCGCGCGCGCCATCGGAGATTCCAACCCCGTGTACACGGACCCCGACTCGCCCGCAGCGAAGGCGGCGGGAGGTGTTCTTGCGCCGCCGACGTTCACGCAAGCGGCCGATCACTACGAGCCCGGGTACATTCGTCGCCCAGAGCCCGGTGTTGCGTGGTTCGGTTCCGGTACGGAGCCGATCAGCGCGACAGAGGGTGCGTTCAACACCGAGGGAGGTTCGGGATTCCACGCTGAGCAGCGGTTCGAGTATCACCAGCCCGTTCGTCCGGGGCAGATGCTGACCGTGGAGGTGAAGCCGGGCAACATGTGGGAGAAGGACGGGCGTCGCGGCGGCAAGCTCAAGTTCACGGAGACCGTTCAGGAGTTTCGGGATGAGAGCGGGGCGCTCGTCGTCACGGCGACCTTCGTCGGAGTTACGACCGAGAAGCGAGTGGACGGATGACGCTGCGCGCCGCGGACCTCGAGGTTGGGACCGTCTTCGAGCGGGTGGTCGTCGACGACCTCAAGCGCACGCAGCTCGTGATGTACTCGGGTGCCTCTGGCGATTTCCATCCGTTCCACAGCGACGAGATCTTCGCGAAGGCGGCGGGTTCGCCTCGCGGAGTCTTCGGACACGGGATGTTCACGATGGCCGTGACGGGCCGACTGCTGACCGACACAGTCGGCGACGGCCGCCTCACGTCCTACACCGCTCGCTTCATCGGTCAGATCTGGCCCGGCGATACGCTGACGACCCGAGCGACGGTGGTTGGTCTGGACGACGACTCTGGATCTCCGCGGGTCGAACTCGAGATCGAAACGCGCACGCAGGACGACGTCGTCGTTCTCTCCGGCCGGGCGACGGCGCGGGCCGATTGACCCAGCCCAGACCTTCAGAGAAGCTCGGAGGACTCATGGACGAGATCCGGCAGACGTGGTGCGGAGGAGTGCGCCTTCTGGTGCTCGTTGCGATGGCTTTGTGCCTCGCGGTTGGCAGCGGAAGCGCTCTGGCGGCAGGTGGCTTCAAGACCGGTGAAGATCTGGTTCGCCAGTTCAACATGGGTGATGAGGGCCGCGCCGAACAGTCGGCGTACATCGTGGGCGTCCTCGACGGCGAGAACATCGTCTCGACGGTCGCGAAGTTCAAGTCGCCGATCTGCCTGCCAAGCGGGGTGCCGACGCAGCACCTGAGCCTCCTCGTGCAGGAGTGGCTCGAGAGCCACCCGGATCGCCAGCATCAGCAAGCCGCGAACCTCGTGCTGACGGCGGTGAAGGAGTCGTTTCCCTGCCGTCCGTAGGGCTGTGGGCGATGGACGCGCCGGTTCCAACCGCGTTGCGGCGCGGCTCACTGGTCGAGTACCTCTAGGAGATGGATCCTGCTTTCGAAGCCGAAGATCTCACGACCCTCCTGACGCTCGAGAACGACGGTGCCGACCAGTTTTTCGCGTCCGCGGCCCACTATCCGTGGGGCCGGGTCTACGGGGGACTGGTCGTTGCCCAGGCGCTCGCGGCAGCGGCGCGAACGGTGGAGGAGAGGTACAGAGTTCATTCCCTGCACGCCTATTTCATTCGCGGCGGCAACTCCGATGAGAAGATCCGCTACGAGGTCGATCGGATCCGCGACGGCCGTTCGTTCTGCACCCGGCGGGCGGTCGCCAGACAGTCGTCCGGCGCGATTCTCAACCTGTCGGCGTCTTTCCAGGTCGCCGAGGACGAGGCGGCCGATGCTCAGAACGTCCCGTTCCCCGGGGGCGTCCCCGGCCCGGACGATCTTCCCGTGGCACCCGATAGTTGGAGCCGCGTGCTCGAGAACAAGCCGGTGCCGATGAAGGAGTGGTTCGGTCAGGCGCGCAACTGGATTCGCGTACGCGAGCGGCTAGGAGACGACCCCACGGGGCACGCGGCCGGGCTCGCGTATGCGTCCGACGACGTTCTCATCGATGCGGCGGCGCGCTGCCATCCGAAGTGCCCTGCGCCGGATGACGAAGGCAACCACCACCACGATCTCTTCATGGCGGCGAGCCTCGACCACGCAATCTGGTTCCACCGACCGTTCCGGGCCGACGATTGGCTTCTGCACGACGTCCGGGCCCGAGGCATGCGAGGGGGACGCGGGCTTTCGATCGCAGACCTCTTCGACCAAGGCGGCCACCACGTCGCCACGGTCACTCAGGAGTGCCTGCTGCGGGAGATCCGCCCGCGTTGACGCGGACGGCGGCCGCTTCACGCTGCCCGTAGACCGAGATTCGTGCGCTGGCGAAGGTTC contains the following coding sequences:
- a CDS encoding amidohydrolase family protein is translated as MDRIVFTNANLFDGHSAPRAGATVVVEDGRIAALDPPSVPTDGQQIDLGGRTLMPGMVQGHFHSTYRDIGAQKWVFGFEKAPIYHGYIAAENARCALLWGFTSVVGASAAWDVDPSLRDAIEDGLLEGPRVVPSSHDLVTTGDTTDNRPGYMHVSNTAAARVCDGPDEFRHAVRDEIKQGVEMLKVFASGGHYVSRPQDHVAMTAAELDAVVEAAHGRGARVRAHAAGKRAILQCLDAGVDIIDHADGLDDECIERIVKTETFILPSLYLPLCMMQLMGDPAEEGKTEYRTAGGQEFAYMCSVLAKADAAGVRIATGDDFGSVGVPHGDYAKELEVYVRYAGIPAQTVLRWATKNGGAMTGWDDVGTIEVGKLADLVVVDGDPTTDITILQDQGRLHAILKGGRFVKPLPG
- a CDS encoding long-chain-fatty-acid--CoA ligase, yielding MQVPLLINEFLHRAARLYSDKVAIIDGEQRFTYTQYQERANRLSNALLALGVKKGDRVCILSPNSHFFLESIYGTSQIGAILVPLNYRLVPEDHEYILNHAGVKVVLVDREQTSVVDQIRSSLSSVEHWISASQPNHEPAAEGWQDWETLVAAASDAAPPTQEFDENDVVSINYTSGTTARPKGVMLTHRGLYLNAYNLIAHLGIEHHDVELWTLPMFHCNGWGGVYALTGVGGTHVVLRAVDGGDIWRLIETEKVTFACMAPAVLRAVLDYPDASKHSITTRPRFVVAGAPPPSAFIQRLEKELGWDFIQIYGLTETSPLLTVSRPDHHTEKENWPRRSRAGVQGLGVEIVLLDDDGNEVPQDDETVGEVCARSNVVFAGYWEQPEETAKAIRGGYFHTGDLGVWDATRSIHIVDRKKDVIISGGENISSPEIEDALFQHPAVLECAVIGVPHEKWGETPKALVVLRPGEAATADDLIAFCRERLAHFKCPTSIDFPAELPRTATGKLQKYRLREQYWGDRRKVN
- a CDS encoding MaoC family dehydratase N-terminal domain-containing protein; this encodes MKTFRFPVEAGQVLQFARAIGDSNPVYTDPDSPAAKAAGGVLAPPTFTQAADHYEPGYIRRPEPGVAWFGSGTEPISATEGAFNTEGGSGFHAEQRFEYHQPVRPGQMLTVEVKPGNMWEKDGRRGGKLKFTETVQEFRDESGALVVTATFVGVTTEKRVDG
- a CDS encoding EthD domain-containing protein, whose protein sequence is MEKLVYCLWRPEAVAPPDFASSLRTDLADDLEALGAIRLRIFVADGDVAAGAGLRLSGLEAHKEGFVSFWLETSQDRGKLEERIAKVASRVAGYLVVESRPMVAAPGDGRGARSPGWVQVTGIAPKDGISYEQFLSHWYGVHRQVAIDTQSSTGYVRNEIVRPLTDDAPGWSAIVEETFPIGALNDPRVFYDAQGSEERFKENARKMFESVEQFLSLEKVDAHPMSEYVYGLDG
- a CDS encoding thioesterase family protein; translation: MDPAFEAEDLTTLLTLENDGADQFFASAAHYPWGRVYGGLVVAQALAAAARTVEERYRVHSLHAYFIRGGNSDEKIRYEVDRIRDGRSFCTRRAVARQSSGAILNLSASFQVAEDEAADAQNVPFPGGVPGPDDLPVAPDSWSRVLENKPVPMKEWFGQARNWIRVRERLGDDPTGHAAGLAYASDDVLIDAAARCHPKCPAPDDEGNHHHDLFMAASLDHAIWFHRPFRADDWLLHDVRARGMRGGRGLSIADLFDQGGHHVATVTQECLLREIRPR
- a CDS encoding MaoC/PaaZ C-terminal domain-containing protein — translated: MTLRAADLEVGTVFERVVVDDLKRTQLVMYSGASGDFHPFHSDEIFAKAAGSPRGVFGHGMFTMAVTGRLLTDTVGDGRLTSYTARFIGQIWPGDTLTTRATVVGLDDDSGSPRVELEIETRTQDDVVVLSGRATARAD
- a CDS encoding Rap1a/Tai family immunity protein, whose protein sequence is MDEIRQTWCGGVRLLVLVAMALCLAVGSGSALAAGGFKTGEDLVRQFNMGDEGRAEQSAYIVGVLDGENIVSTVAKFKSPICLPSGVPTQHLSLLVQEWLESHPDRQHQQAANLVLTAVKESFPCRP
- a CDS encoding glycoside hydrolase family 3 C-terminal domain-containing protein, with the protein product MAYNKLLDDLTLDEKALLTAGADMWNTVAIERLGVPALKMTDGPNGARGDALLGAGAATAACVPCGSALGATWNLELVQKIGAMLGEEARTKSCRVLLAPTINMHRSPLGGRSFECYSEDPLLSGQTAAAFVRGVQSYGVAATAKHFVANDAEFERYSMNSVVDDRALREIYLLPFELAVREGGVLAIMTGYNRVNGTYCSENDWLLTKVLRDEWGFRGIVMTDWFSAGDTAGSSRAGLDLQMPGPGRFFGAVIAEAVRNGELEESVVDEMARRILGVVDQLRAWKDSADKPERSEDRPEHRTLARQAASESMVLLRNDGLLPLDASTLGTVALVGPNWGRAHIMGGGSAALRPHYRVPALEVMQERLEGKATLLHHRGCDIDRTARPITRSVLTTQSGEPGLAVDLFTNLDCEGEPAAHLVYDDARLMFFGSPADGIAADNFSVRATARFTPDVSGAHVFTLVQAGQARVLIDGKTVLDGVSVQPPRGTQFFGMGSEEIEARVDLEAGRSVDLMIEYSTRDSFLLRGAQVGHRPPVEQDMVGKAAQLAADADVAIVMVGTSDEWESEGHDRRSMDLPGDQDELIRRVRAANEKTIVVVNTGSPVTMDWADDVSAVLHSWLGGQEMGNAIADILLGEAEPAGRLPTTFPERLEHNPSYGNFPGENGEVRYGEGVLVGYRWFDTRKIPVRYPFGHGLSYSTFEISKPELASSGHAPGGPLLLRVSVKNTGKRRGAEVVQAYVAPKRPRLVRPEKELKAFAKVWLEPGQRATVTMSLEDRAFAYWDPCAPDQAALKEKLGAIANMLPGGVADAERTEPGWYIDAGDYEIRVGRSSADIAHTIPLTITEDAFLSAKGPTAES
- a CDS encoding metallophosphoesterase; this translates as MKILLVADLHYTLKQFDWLHAVAPDFDVVVLAGDHLDIVSTVPLQGQLVVVLNHLKRLHEHTRLVVSSGNHDLNGRNEAGEKVARWMSQVRHAGIPTDGDCLELDGALVSVCAWWDGPSSREEVGAQLARDAARRTGPWVWVYHAPPSDSPTSWAGTKHFGDDSLIEWIQEHSPDVVLCGHIHQSPFRKGGSWVDRIGSTWVFNAGKQIGPVPCHIVFDTEDGSATWHSLAGSEIVDLVGPNATATPRELPY
- a CDS encoding cyclic nucleotide-binding domain-containing protein, which codes for MPIVLDLCAGLPERQLAPGEVLLKEGDSTKKELFILAEGCLEVVKGEEISITMITEPGSAIGEISVLLGIPFSASVRAVEPTRCFVAADGEAFLHAHPEATFAVAKLLARRLHLATTYLADIKRQYEDHDASLAMVDQVLETFVHHHEDENQDVEPGSDREREPNY